From Pongo pygmaeus isolate AG05252 chromosome 2, NHGRI_mPonPyg2-v2.0_pri, whole genome shotgun sequence, a single genomic window includes:
- the DTX3L gene encoding E3 ubiquitin-protein ligase DTX3L gives MASDLRPPSPLLVRVYESGSRVRRKLESYFQSFKSSGGGECTVRTQEHEAPGTFRVEFSERAAKERVLKKGEHQMLVDGKPMPIFLVPTENSIKKNTRPQISSLTQSQAETPSGDTHQHEGHIPNAVDSCLQKVFLTVTADLNCNLFSKEQRAYITTLCPSVRKMEGHDGIEKVCGDFQDIEKIHQFLSEQFLESEQKQEFSPSMTERKPLSQQERDSCISPSEPETKAEQKRNYFEVPLPYFEYFKYICPDKINSIEKRFGVNIEIQESSPNIVCLDFTSSQSGDLEAARESFASEFQKNIEPLKQECVSLADSKQANKFKQELNHQFTKLLIKERGGELTLLGTQDDISAAKQKISEAFVKTPVKLLAANYMMNGIEVDSARYKLLETELLQEISEIEKRYDICSKVSEKGQKTCILFESKDKQVDLSVHAYASFIDAFQHASCQLMREVLLLKSLGKERKHLHQTKFADDFSKRHPNVHFVLNQESMTLTGLPNHLAKAKQYVLKGGGMSSLAGKKLKEGHETPMDIDSDDSKAASPPLKGSVSSEASELDKKEKGICVICMDTISNKKVLPKCKHEFCAPCINKAMSYKPICPTCQTSYGVQKGNQPEGSMVVTVSRDSLPGYESCGTIVINYSIKGGIQTEEHPNPGKRYLGIQRTAYLPDNKEGRKVLELLCRAFDQKLIFTVGYSRVSGVSDVITWNDIHHKTSKFGGPEKYGYPDPSYLKRVKEELKAKGIE, from the exons ATGGCCTCCGACCTGCGCCCGCCGTCCCCGCTCCTCGTGCGGGTGTACGAGTCCGGCTCCCGAGTACGAAGGAAGCTGGAGAGCTACTTCCAGAGCTTTAAGTCCTCGGGCGGCGGGGAGTGCACGGTCAGGACCCAGGAACACGAAGCCCCTGGCACCTTCCGGGTGGAGTTCAGTGAAAGGGCAG CTAAGGAGAGAGTGTTGAAAAAAGGAGAGCACCAAATGCTTGTTGACGGCAAACCTATGCCCATTTTCCTGGTACCCACTGAAAATTCAATAAAGAAGAACACGAGACCTCAAATTTCTTCGCTGACACAATCACAAGCAGAAACACCGTCTGGTGATACACATCAACATGAAGGACATATTCCTAATGCTGTGGATTCCTGTCTCCAAAAG gtCTTTCTTACTGTAACAGCTGACCTGAACTGTAACCTGTTCTCCAAAGAGCAGAGGGCATACATAACCACACTGTGCCCTAGTGTCAGAAAAATGGAAGGTCACGATGGAATTGAGAAGGTGTGTGGTGACTTCCAAGAcattgaaaaaatacatcaattttTGAGTGAGCAGTTCCTGGAAAGTGAGCAGAAACAAGAATTTTCCCCTTCAATGACAGAGAGGAAGCCACTCAGTCAGCAGGAGAGGGACAGCTGCATTTCTCCTTCTGAACCAGAAACCAAGgcagaacaaaaaagaaactattttgaaGTTCCCTTGCCTTACTTTGAATACTTTAAATATATCTGTCCTGATAAAATCAACTCAATAGAGAAAAGATTTGGTGTAAACATTGAAATCCAGGAGAGTTCTCCAAATATAGTCTGTTTAGATTTCACCTCAAGTCAATCAGGTGACCTGGAAGCAGCTCGTGAGTCTTTTGCTAGTGAATTTCAGAAGAACATAGAACCTCTGAAGCAAGAATGTGTCTCTTTAGCAGACAGTAAGCAGGCAAATAAATTCAAACAGGAATTGAATCACCAGTTTACAAAGCTCCTTataaaggagagaggaggagaattAACTCTCCTTGGGACCCAAGATGACATTTCAGCTGCCAAACAAAAAATCTCTGAAGCTTTTGTCAAGACACCTGTGAAACTATTGGCTGCCAATTACATGATGAATGGAATTGAGGTTGATAGTGCCCGCTATAAACTTTTAGAAACTGAATTACTACAGGAGATATCAGAGATCGAAAAAAGGTATGACATTTGCAGcaaggtttctgagaaaggtCAGAAAACCTGCATTCTGTTTGAATCCAAGGACAAGCAGGTAGATCTATCTGTGCATGCTTATGCAAGTTTCATCGATGCCTTTCAACATGCCTCATGTCAGTTGATGAGAGAAGTTCTTTTACTGAAATCTTTGGGCAAGGAGAGAAAGCACTTACATCAGACCAAGTTTGCTGATGACTTTagtaaaagacatccaaatgTACACTTTGTGCTAAATCAAGAGTCAATGACTTTGACTGGTTTGCCAAATCACCTTGCAAAGGCGAAGCAGTATGTTCTCAAAGGAGGAGGAATGTCTTCATTGGctggaaagaaattgaaagagGGTCATGAAACACCGATGGACATTGATAGCGATGATTCCAAAGCAGCTTCTCCGCCACTCAAGGGCTCTGTGAGTTCTGAGGCCTCAGAACTGGACAAGAAGGAAAAGGGCATCTGTGTCATCTGTATGGACACCATTAGTAACAAAAAAGTGCTACCAAAGTGCAAGCATGAATTCTGCGCCCCTTGTATCAACAAAGCCATGTCATATAAGCCAATCTGTCCCACATGCCAGACTTCCTATGGTGTTCAGAAAGGAAATCAGCCAGAGGGAAGCATGGTTGTCACTGTTTCAAGAGACTCACTTCCAGGTTATGAGTCCTGTGGCACCATTGTGATTAATTATTCTATAAAAGGAGGCATACAAACA GAAGAACACCCAAACCCAGGAAAGAGATACCTTGGAATACAGCGAACTGCATACTTGCCTGataataaggaaggaaggaaggttttGGAACTGCTTTGTAGGGCCTTTGACCAAAAGCTGATTTTTACAGTGGGGTACTCTCGCGTATCAGGAGTCTCAGATGTCATCACTTGGAATGATATTCACCACAAAACATCCAAGTTTGGAGGACCAGAAAA gtaTGGCTACCCTGATCCTTCTTACCTGAAGCGTGTCAAAGAGGAGCTGAAAGCCAAAGGAATTGAGTAA